In the genome of Daucus carota subsp. sativus chromosome 9, DH1 v3.0, whole genome shotgun sequence, the window TTATCCATAAAAGTTTCACAAGGTAAAAGAGTCTTCAACTAGGAATCACTCCTTTCCAGTCGAGCTGAAGAAGCTATCATTTTCAATCATCTTAAATTAACtgacaaagaaaatagaagattAGAGGTCCCAAATTTTTCTTGACAGAAGATTCATAATCTAAGAGCTCTGGAGGCACATATGTTGGTTGCAAACCAGAAAATCTCGGTTATTATCCTTTCAACCCACTTTGAACAAAGTTATTTAGTATGAAAATGAACTCGGGCAGAGTGGATAATTAGGCAATATGTATACGACATCTCCACTTCctcttttctaaaatcaatacACCATCTAAATGAACATCAAATTCGCACAATCAACATGATAAAACACCAATTCAGAATTTAAGGACCTTAATCAGATATCAAAAAAACACAAACCGAGTCAACGGATAGACAAATTAGGCTATAAATCTACACAACCTCGCCAATTACAATTACAACCCACTATATAAATACACAATTAGGCATCCCCAGATCTAAAttacaataaatttaatatctttAACAAAAAAAGAATCAATTGTATGAATAATTGAGAGGAAAAGATAGTACCTTGGTGTTTGTAATGTGAGCATTCTTACGGAACTGGGCGGCGATGTTGGAGCGAAGCTGAGAAGGCGTAACGACGTCGTATAGATTATAGATTTCCATGACAGTGGGAATAGATCTGCACGCCGACTTGAAGAACTCGAAAGTACGAGTCCGAGCTTCTTCCAGACTCACTGAGTTTGGTGGCACCTTCACTGCTCTCATTGTAAACGCCATTTCTATCgcccctctttctctctctcgctcgctctccaattgataattatgatatattaatttgatatcTAACTCTCTGTGCAGAAGTttaacatactccctctgtcccattttaactgcttttttatagagatgcacacaaaccaatttttacatttattgtggTGTTTATTTGAATACTTTTACCTAGCTACCCCTAATAAAAGTCAAACTAAAATACCATTTGTATTGCATTGAAAATATAAGCTGCATTTAATGAGGGGCAAAATTGAAATTCATCTACCAAATAGTGTATGAAAACAAAAGAAAGTCACATATTTTGGGACAAcaatcaaattctaaaaaagcagttaaaatgggacggagggagtacaacttTTATCTTTAACATGGTTTGGTTAGGCTGGTATAATTATTCGAAACCGGTCCAAACCAGTCTATTCAAAccattcaaattgaatatttcatttttttagattGATCAAAATATCTGAATCGAACCGTTAGCacatatgttatataattaatatttttataaatttattcagGTATTTAAGTGTTCAAGTGTCAGATCAATATTATAGATATTTCTTACTTTTAGAAATTATTCCACCTCTTTTCTCCATCCTTATTTTATCTACTCTTCATTACTAATagcctttcttctttttctctttttaatagaacattttgtttaatttttaaaataaaacgaATTATTTGTTTTCGTAACAATGTACAAAGATAGcacctaaatttttttatatcagaGAGTTATACACGTTTCATCTTTATCTTTTATTAAGTATTTTGTTAAGTGACAAAAAAAGGGAGCACCtagaattattatga includes:
- the LOC108201756 gene encoding NADH dehydrogenase [ubiquinone] 1 alpha subcomplex subunit 6, whose translation is MAFTMRAVKVPPNSVSLEEARTRTFEFFKSACRSIPTVMEIYNLYDVVTPSQLRSNIAAQFRKNAHITNTKVIDMLLFKGMEELGDVVEHAKQRHHIIGQYVVGHHGLSQDSGTKDEGASDFLKNFYKTNYF